One part of the Malus sylvestris chromosome 2, drMalSylv7.2, whole genome shotgun sequence genome encodes these proteins:
- the LOC126613923 gene encoding methyl jasmonate esterase 1-like: MIQKLELKNMIEKLLLFFLLFICLAKASTSTPSLPSNIHNKTQSPKHFVLIHGACHGAWSWYKVATLLRNSGHNVTALDLGASGISPIQVQQLPSLSEFVEPLTKVMVSLLPNEKVILVGHSLGGAVISIFMERFPHKVAAAVFVTAIMYGPTLNFSTVHAEVTKGRDFMDTQYRYDNGTNNPATSQVFGPKFMATTLYQLSPPQDLNLALSLVRLFPLYNYDVIKLTKEKYGSVRRVFIVADQDHGIVLDAQNYMIKNNPPNEVKVINGSDHMVMFSKPVELFCHLQSIAEKYS; this comes from the exons ATGATACAGAAATTGGAATTGAAGAACATGATAGAGAAGCTCCTcttgtttttccttttatttatttgcttGGCAAAAGCGAGTACCTCAACCCCATCCCTGCCCTCCAACATTCACAACAAAACTCAAAGTCCAAAACATTTTGTGTTGATACATGGAGCCTGTCATGGGGCATGGAGTTGGTATAAGGTGGCGACTCTTCTGAGGAACTCAGGTCACAATGTAACAGCTCTAGACTTGGGAGCATCCGGGATCAGCCCTATTCAGGTACAACAACTCCCTTCGTTATCGGAATTCGTCGAGCCTTTGACAAAGGTCATGGTGTCTCTACTACCAAATGAAAAGGTTATCCTCGTGGGTCACAGCTTGGGTGGAGCCGTCATATCTATTTTCATGGAGAGGTTTCCTCATAAAGTTGCTGCTGCGGTATTTGTCACAGCTATCATGTATGGTCCTACTCTCAATTTCTCAACTGTACATGCAGAG GTTACCAAAGGAAGGGATTTTATGGACACTCAATACAGATATGACAACGGGACCAACAACCCTGCAACCTCCCAAGTCTTTGGGCCTAAGTTTATGGCGACAACCTTGTACCAGCTCTCCCCACCACAG GATTTAAATCTAGCGTTATCGTTGGTGAGACTTTTTCCTTTATATAATTATGATGTAATAAAACTCACGAAGGAGAAGTATGGATCAGTTCGTAGAGTATTCATCGTGGCCGACCAAGACCATGGGATTGTGTTGGATGCGCAAAATTACATGATCAAGAACAATCCCCCAAATGAAGTGAAAGTGATAAACGGTTCTGATCACATGGTCATGTTCTCTAAACCAGTGGAGCTGTTCTGCCACCTCCAAAGTATTGCTGAGAAGTATTCATAA